AGAAGATATGGCAACGCTGTGCCAAGACTATGTTCTGCCGCAAATGGTGAACACGGGCATTGCGATGCCCGCCCAAATCATCATTGTTCTGTCCGATCGCGTCGTTGAACACGGCATGACGGATCCGGACGCGACACAGTTCTTTGAGGCCTATCGCCCCGAAAGCGGCATGTGTGTTTGGGAGGGGTTCTGATGGCTTTGCCGTATATGACGAAGCATAAGGGTTTTCCGGGGCGGCTTCCGGGTTCGGACTATCAGTTTACAATACGCCGGCCGAATAAATCTGGCGCAACACCTCTGATCGCTCGGGAACGCTTTGCTGACCGCCGACCAGCTGACCGCCGGGCTGATGTGGGCTTCATGGGCGCACTTTGGAATTATTTTGGTGATCAGCCGTTTGAACGTGGGAATTTGGATGCTGGACGCCTGTCTTGGTTGTTTGGGCGCGAGGTAATTGCGGCCGAAGATCCGTTCGACCCTGAAAGCTACGAAGCTCTTCTGGTGATCGACGTGAACCGTGCAACCGCCGCATTTCCGGATGTTTTTGAGGATTGATCGGCATGAACCCGCCCGCCCATACATCGAACCGGCAGAATCCAGCCCAAATGGTGGATGTGGTCGCAACACATTCTTGTAACGCGGGAAAAGCGTGCCAATCTAAATCTCAAGCGGAAAGCATATCCCCGTTTTCCGCTATGGTTTGTCGAAACCATTACCCTTCCCCTTCTTCAGCCCGGTTCACTGCATTAGCAACTGAACCGGGCCTCTTTTTTGCCGATTGCACCAGTTCTGCCGGGCAGGCGACAAAATTGTGCTTTGGAAATCCTGCAAATCAAGGCAAACTGGGTGTAATAAACAATACAACCAGAGGCAGTCAAAAATGCAGATCAGCAAACTTCTCGTGGGGGCCGCAGCCCTTGTCGTGCTGGCAGGATGCCAGTGGAACGATCTTCAACGCGCCGGTGTTGGCGCGGCCACAGGCGCGGTGGTTGCGAAAGCGGCCAGCGGTAACCTTCTTACAGGCGCGGTTATCGGCGCGGGCGCGGGTGCGCTTTGCGACGATGTCGGTATGCGCATCTGTAACTGATACACCTGCCGTCTCGCACGGCACTTCAAACGATTTACAGCCCGCCGGGACCGATCCCGGTGGGCTTTTCTATGCCAATTCGCGCGAGGGATCAGCCCGTCGCGCCCATACATGAACGGAAGGGACAGGACATGTTCAAGAAGATCCTGATTGCAAACCGGGGTGAAATCGCCTGCCGCGTGATCAAGACCGCCCGAAAGATGGGTATCCAGACGGTTGCCATCTATTCGGACGCTGACAAGAATGCGCTTCATGTAAAGATGGCGGACGAGGCGGTGCATATCGGCCCGCCGCCCGCTAACCAGTCCTACATCGTCATCGACAAGGTTATGAAGGCAATCAAGGATAGCGGTGCAGAAGCCGTGCATCCGGGATATGGTTTCCTTTCTGAGAACTCAAAATTTGCCGAGGCATTGGCTGAAGCAGGTGTCGCTTTTGTTGGACCGCCGGTTGGTGCGATTGAGGCAATGGGCGACAAGATCACGTCCAAGAAAATCGCGCAGGAAGCGGATGTTTCGACGGTGCCCGGTTACATGGGGCTTATCGAAGACGCAGACGAGGCCGTGAAAATATCGAACGAAATCGGCTATCCAGTGATGATCAAAGCCTCTGCGGGCGGCGGCGGCAAAGGCATGCGGATCGCGTGGAATGATGCCGAGGCTCGCGAAGGCTTCCAGTCGTCAAAGAACGAAGCTGCCAGTTCGTTTGGGGATGATCGAATCTTCATCGAAAAATTCGTAACCCAACCGCGACACATCGAAATCCAAGTTCTTTGCGACAGTCATGGAAATGGTGTGTATCTGGGCGAACGCGAATGCTCGATTCAGCGCCGCAATCAGAAGGTTGTTGAAGAAGCGCCAAGTCCGTTCCTTGATGAAAAGACCCGTAAGGCAATGGGCGAGCAAGCGGTCGCACTGGCACAAGCCGTGGATTATGCGTCTGCCGGGACGGTCGAGTTCATCGTCGATGGAGACAAGAATTTCTATTTCCTTGAGATGAACACCCGTTTGCAGGTGGAACATCCAGTGACCGAACTCATCACTGGGGTCGACTTGGTCGAACAGATGATCCGGGTTGCAGCTGGTGAGAAGCTGTCGATCAGCCAAAAGGATGTGAAGCTGAAAGGCTGGGCGATTGAAAACCGTCTTTATGCTGAGGATCCCTATCGGGGTTTCCTGCCATCCATAGGCCGTTTGACGCGCTATCGTCCGCCTGCTGAAACCGCAGCAGGTCCCTTGCTAGACAACGGCAAGTGGCAAGGTGATGCGCCGTCTGGTGACATCGCGGTGCGCAATGATACTGGCGTATACGAGGGTGGCGAGATCTCGATGTATTACGACCCGATGATCGCCAAGCTTTGCACTTGGGGCCCTACTCGGGACGAGGCGATCGAAGCTATGCGGGTTGCGCTGGACAGTTTTGAAGTCGAAGGTATTGGACACAACCTGCCGTTTTTGTCGGCTGTTATGGATCACCCGATTTTCATTAAGGGCGATATGACGACTGCCTTTATCGAGGAGCAATATCCCGAAGGGTTTGAGGGTGTCGAACTGGGGCAAGACGTGCTTAAGCGCATCGCCGCTTCTGCTGCCGCAATGCACCGGGTTGCCGAGATACGACGCACACGCATTACGGGCCGCATGGACAATCACGAGCGCAAAGTGGGCAAGCACTGGGTCGTGACACTCCAAGGAGTCGAATTTGCGGTCAAGATCAAGGCGGACAAGAAAGGGTCGACGGTCAAGTTCGACGATGGTTCAAAACTGCGCGTTAAATCTGATTGGACACCGGGTGATAGTCTAGCCCTTCTGAGTGTTGGTGGTGAGCCGCTTGTTCTGAAGGTGGACAAGATCACTGCGGGCTTCCGCATGCGGTCGCGTGGGGCTGATCTGAAGGTTCATGTGCGTACCCCTCGTCAGGCTGAACTGGCCCGTTTGATGCCTGAGAAGCTACCGCCTGATACCTCAAAAATGCTGTTGTGCCCGATGCCGGGTTTGATGGTCAAAGTTGATGTCGATGCTGGTCAGGAAGTGCAGGAAGGGCAGGCACTTTGCACCATCGAAGCCATGAAAATGGAGAACATCCTGCGCGCCGAGAAGAAAGGCATCGTGACCAAGATCAACGTGGCCGCGGGCGACAGCCTGGCGGTTGACGAAGTGATCATGGAGTTCGAATAGAAATGAGCATGACCGCCACGATGACACGCGAACGACGCCATGAACCCGCTGTGGCGGTCGGTGTCAGCGTGGCGGTCTTCTTGTTGGTGCAGGCAATGGCCTACGCCCTGGTGGGTGCATTCGAATTCCCGCTGGACGATGTCTATATCCATTTGGCCGTGGCAGAGCAGATCGCAGCGGGCGGCTATGGCGTAAACCCCGGTGAATACACCTCGGCGGCGTCGTCTCCGATTTACCCGTTGTTGCTGGTTCCTTTCGTGGGGTCAGATGTGCACGCTTATGTTCCTGTGTTTTGGAATGTGATTGCGTTGGTCGCATGCGCGGTTCTCTGGGGGCGCATCGTTCGGAATGCCGTTCTAGATCGACGCCTTGCGCTTGCAATGGCCATCCTTGGACCCTTGGCGTTCAACCTTGCAGGCATTGCGCAAGTGGGTATGGAACATACCCTGCACGTTCTAGCTGGTTTGGCAGTGCTGCGGGGATTGCAGCAAAACTTCGAAGATGGTCGTCTGCATTGGCTGTTGGCTGCAGGTATGATTTTGGGCCCACTGATCCGGTTTGAAGGACTGGCAGTTACAGGCGGTGCAGCGCTGGCGCTGGCAATGACCGGGCGGTGGAAAACTGGCCTGTCGCTGTTTGCGGTCGCGCTGGCGTTGGTTGCAGGGTTCATGGCGTTCTTGATGTCGCTTGGACTGGAGCCCTTACCAAACTCGGTGATGGCAAAGCTGGCTGGGGGCGGGCAGGACAGTCGCTTCAGCTTGTTTGACCTGCCGGTGAAGATTGCGACCCAGTTGCTCTTGTCCGACAAGGCCATCGTGATGTTGTTTGCCGTGGTGATCGCGGCTGTGGCTCTCCCACGTGTGGACGGCAAGGCACGCGCATTGTTGGCCGGGGCGGTGTTTGCGGGAACCGGGCATTTGTTGCTGGGCCAGTTTGGCTGGTTCAATCGGTACGAGCTGTATGCACTTAGCTTTGTCTTCGGCATGGTTCTGCTGGGATTGTTCCGGGCCGAGAACATGAAATCGGCGCGTATGCTTTTGCTGGTCGGTTTCGCCTATCTGGCGGTCTCCTACGGGACGTGGCTGGTGCAAAACGGCAAATATGGCGCGCTGGGTATCTATTCACAGCAGCGCAACATGAGCACTTTCGTAAAAGAGGTTTATCAGAAGCCTGTCGCAGTGAACGATCTGGGGTACGTGGCGTGGAACAATCCGAACTATGTTCTGGATCTATGGGGGTTGGCTTCGTATCGCGCTTTGTCGACCCGATTGGACAATCCACAAGACGGCTGGGCCGATGAAATCGTAAAAGATGCCGGGGTCGAGCTTGCCATCATCTATGACCGCTGGATCGACAACGGAATCGGAGACG
This DNA window, taken from Aliiroseovarius sp. F47248L, encodes the following:
- a CDS encoding acetyl/propionyl/methylcrotonyl-CoA carboxylase subunit alpha, which codes for MFKKILIANRGEIACRVIKTARKMGIQTVAIYSDADKNALHVKMADEAVHIGPPPANQSYIVIDKVMKAIKDSGAEAVHPGYGFLSENSKFAEALAEAGVAFVGPPVGAIEAMGDKITSKKIAQEADVSTVPGYMGLIEDADEAVKISNEIGYPVMIKASAGGGGKGMRIAWNDAEAREGFQSSKNEAASSFGDDRIFIEKFVTQPRHIEIQVLCDSHGNGVYLGERECSIQRRNQKVVEEAPSPFLDEKTRKAMGEQAVALAQAVDYASAGTVEFIVDGDKNFYFLEMNTRLQVEHPVTELITGVDLVEQMIRVAAGEKLSISQKDVKLKGWAIENRLYAEDPYRGFLPSIGRLTRYRPPAETAAGPLLDNGKWQGDAPSGDIAVRNDTGVYEGGEISMYYDPMIAKLCTWGPTRDEAIEAMRVALDSFEVEGIGHNLPFLSAVMDHPIFIKGDMTTAFIEEQYPEGFEGVELGQDVLKRIAASAAAMHRVAEIRRTRITGRMDNHERKVGKHWVVTLQGVEFAVKIKADKKGSTVKFDDGSKLRVKSDWTPGDSLALLSVGGEPLVLKVDKITAGFRMRSRGADLKVHVRTPRQAELARLMPEKLPPDTSKMLLCPMPGLMVKVDVDAGQEVQEGQALCTIEAMKMENILRAEKKGIVTKINVAAGDSLAVDEVIMEFE